The proteins below are encoded in one region of Candidatus Berkelbacteria bacterium:
- a CDS encoding DUF167 domain-containing protein has protein sequence MKLTVRVKPGSRANSVEELPDGSYRVAVTALPEKGQANRALIELLAHHFKVPKFAVRILAGQSARTKVVEIVNVDKHPLSS, from the coding sequence ATGAAATTAACCGTGCGGGTGAAGCCCGGGTCGCGGGCGAATAGTGTTGAAGAGTTGCCCGATGGTTCCTATCGTGTGGCTGTGACCGCGTTGCCAGAGAAAGGTCAGGCTAATAGAGCGCTAATCGAGCTATTAGCTCATCATTTTAAGGTGCCAAAATTTGCCGTCAGAATTTTGGCGGGACAGAGCGCGCGGACAAAAGTTGTCGAGATAGTGAATGTCGATAAGCATCCATTATCCAGCTGA
- a CDS encoding DEAD/DEAH box helicase, which yields MRFRDRSRARSRFGRSNSTPRAAGSSFRGDRPRLGNRRKFTGQFIHPSKFVNKAVAPMQAAVFTPTHRFVDFKLHPILARNLAGRGFDCPTPIQDQVIPLALAGRDTVGLANTGTGKTAAFLLPILQLLTVKPSAGTVLVLAPTRELAMQIDDEFRALAKGLPLYSAVCVGGMSLGRQRAALVRRPQLVIGTPGRLKDFLDRRLLDLHNVRFLVLDEVDRMLDMGFIRDIRYILDQVPTERQTFCMSATMTAAVGQLLGGLLTNPAQVSVKTGATCQAVEQDIIEYAQEDEKLGLLQTLLAQAEVEKALVFSQTKRNAQRLAHALAAGGVTAEAIHGNKSQAQRTRALQAFKSGRVMALVATDVAARGLDIPNVSHVINYDQPMTYTDYIHRIGRTGRAGQRGTALTFVPGRSAGSAHQR from the coding sequence ATGAGATTTCGCGATCGATCGCGCGCGCGATCACGTTTTGGACGAAGTAATTCAACGCCCCGTGCCGCCGGCTCGTCTTTTCGAGGCGATCGGCCTCGTTTGGGCAACCGTCGGAAGTTTACCGGTCAATTTATTCACCCGAGCAAGTTTGTCAACAAGGCCGTTGCGCCGATGCAGGCAGCGGTATTTACGCCCACGCATCGGTTTGTCGATTTTAAGCTTCATCCGATCTTGGCTCGCAACTTGGCCGGCCGCGGGTTTGATTGCCCGACGCCGATTCAAGATCAAGTGATTCCGTTGGCACTGGCCGGCCGCGACACAGTCGGGCTGGCTAACACCGGCACCGGCAAAACCGCCGCCTTTCTTTTGCCAATCCTGCAGCTTTTAACTGTCAAACCGTCAGCGGGCACCGTGCTGGTGTTGGCGCCCACCCGGGAATTGGCGATGCAGATTGACGATGAGTTTCGAGCGCTGGCCAAAGGCTTGCCGCTCTATTCGGCAGTCTGTGTGGGCGGCATGAGCCTCGGCCGGCAACGCGCCGCTCTGGTTCGCCGGCCGCAGTTAGTGATTGGCACGCCCGGCCGCTTAAAAGATTTTTTGGATCGCCGCCTACTCGATCTCCACAACGTTCGATTTTTGGTGCTTGATGAGGTTGATCGGATGCTCGATATGGGTTTCATCCGCGATATTCGCTACATTCTGGATCAGGTTCCGACGGAGCGCCAGACTTTTTGCATGAGCGCCACCATGACCGCGGCCGTTGGACAACTCTTGGGCGGATTGCTCACCAATCCGGCTCAAGTCTCGGTGAAAACCGGCGCCACTTGCCAGGCAGTTGAGCAAGATATTATCGAATATGCCCAAGAAGACGAGAAGTTGGGCCTACTCCAAACGCTTCTGGCGCAAGCCGAGGTGGAAAAGGCGCTGGTCTTCAGCCAAACCAAACGCAATGCCCAACGGTTGGCGCACGCGCTCGCCGCGGGTGGCGTGACGGCCGAGGCGATTCATGGCAACAAATCCCAAGCCCAGCGCACTCGCGCCCTTCAGGCTTTCAAGTCGGGCCGGGTAATGGCGTTGGTTGCCACCGATGTGGCCGCGCGCGGCCTCGACATTCCCAACGTCAGCCATGTTATTAACTATGATCAGCCGATGACCTACACTGACTATATCCACCGAATCGGTCGAACCGGCCGAGCCGGTCAGCGCGGCACCGCTCTCACTTTCGTGCCGGGCCGATCTGCCGGAAGCGCCCACCAACGCTAA
- a CDS encoding SIMPL domain-containing protein (The SIMPL domain is named for its presence in mouse protein SIMPL (signalling molecule that associates with mouse pelle-like kinase). Bacterial member BP26, from Brucella, was shown to assemble into a channel-like structure, while YggE from E. coli has been associated with resistance to oxidative stress.) has product MILKLNLKVFILALILVIVGMLAVWRPWKDEADTRQITTNGEATVSRAPDEFVFSPVYEKVSEDSKTAVREVTVVGNEILAKLRELGVVDDQMTTSVTTNNDRVYAFEPNADAPNEYHALYSITATLNDLTLAQSVLDYLATTPVLYAITPQSTFSTKTRKALEDEARKLALADARERAEDSVAAIGARLGKVITISEPSWGGPVPLMGAPEGVGTANLDSNASASPELLIGEQDLTYTISVTFALK; this is encoded by the coding sequence ATGATCTTGAAACTTAATCTTAAGGTTTTTATTCTCGCGCTTATACTCGTGATTGTCGGCATGTTGGCTGTTTGGCGGCCCTGGAAGGATGAGGCGGATACGCGCCAAATTACCACGAATGGTGAAGCCACGGTTTCGCGTGCCCCGGATGAGTTTGTTTTTTCACCTGTCTACGAAAAAGTCTCGGAAGATTCTAAAACGGCGGTCCGTGAGGTGACGGTAGTAGGGAATGAGATTTTGGCGAAACTCCGTGAACTTGGTGTCGTGGACGATCAGATGACGACCTCGGTAACAACAAACAACGATCGAGTCTATGCCTTCGAGCCTAATGCCGATGCGCCTAATGAATATCATGCGCTCTATAGCATCACTGCTACGCTTAACGATCTCACACTTGCTCAATCGGTACTCGACTATTTGGCCACGACTCCGGTTCTCTACGCAATTACTCCGCAGAGTACTTTTAGTACGAAAACGCGTAAGGCGCTCGAAGACGAGGCGCGTAAATTAGCGCTCGCCGATGCTCGAGAGCGAGCCGAGGACTCGGTAGCCGCGATTGGCGCAAGGCTCGGCAAGGTTATTACCATTTCCGAACCCTCATGGGGAGGTCCGGTGCCACTCATGGGTGCGCCCGAAGGCGTGGGAACAGCTAATCTTGACTCCAACGCTTCGGCGAGTCCGGAACTTTTAATCGGTGAACAGGATCTTACCTATACGATCAGCGTTACCTTTGCCTTAAAATAA
- a CDS encoding DoxX family membrane protein, producing MAQKPRYWLGVARISLGLIFFWAFVDKLFGLGFSTEPAKAWIIGNSPTESFLLYATKGPFAFIFQMLAGNSFVDWLFMLGLFGVGLALIFGIGLRLACYSGALMLALMYIAGFMPPKNHPFLDDHIIYIILLWGLAVEDAGRVLGFGAFWQRTELVRKFPILE from the coding sequence ATGGCACAGAAACCGCGTTATTGGCTTGGAGTTGCAAGAATCTCTCTTGGTTTAATTTTCTTTTGGGCTTTTGTTGACAAACTTTTTGGCCTTGGCTTTAGCACTGAACCTGCCAAGGCGTGGATTATTGGCAACTCGCCAACTGAATCATTTCTCCTGTATGCCACAAAGGGGCCATTTGCGTTCATTTTCCAAATGTTAGCTGGTAACTCGTTTGTCGATTGGCTCTTTATGCTTGGTCTATTCGGAGTTGGTCTGGCTCTGATTTTTGGAATTGGTCTGCGCTTGGCTTGTTATAGTGGCGCACTGATGTTGGCGCTTATGTATATCGCCGGATTTATGCCACCAAAAAATCATCCTTTTCTCGATGATCACATCATTTACATTATTTTGCTTTGGGGTTTGGCCGTTGAGGATGCTGGACGTGTTCTCGGTTTTGGCGCTTTCTGGCAGAGAACAGAGTTAGTTCGCAAATTTCCGATTTTGGAGTGA
- a CDS encoding YibE/F family protein, with the protein MWRGIFLVILIFFPLSNSFVQAQDAPILEPNPAFEAGLPPDTYARAQVLEVLEEGEQDLGDFSQLFQRLQVRILSGEEQGKEVEVDHGGQYTIQPAQMVEANDSIILAKSTKIDGSTYYYIADRLRLGSLFWLAAMFLGLVLLVSGWRGGTALIGLLVSILILIFGILPAIIRGYNPLLVSLIGSILIALLTLYLAHGFRLQTTVSVVGTILTLGVATSLAMLFAALAHLTGMGSEESFYLQIGAFADLNFRGLLLGGILIGTLGVLDDVATAQAALVFELKNANTNLSPQELYRRGLRVGREHVASLVNTLALAYVGASFPMFLMAIVQRPLPLWVAINSEFLFEEILRTLIGSSALILAVPITTALAAIAISRK; encoded by the coding sequence ATGTGGCGCGGAATTTTTTTAGTTATTTTAATATTTTTTCCTCTAAGCAATTCATTTGTCCAGGCTCAAGATGCACCCATACTTGAACCAAATCCGGCCTTTGAAGCTGGCTTGCCGCCTGATACCTATGCTCGCGCCCAAGTGCTCGAGGTGCTGGAAGAAGGTGAGCAAGATCTGGGTGATTTTTCTCAACTCTTTCAGCGCCTTCAAGTTCGGATTTTATCCGGTGAAGAACAAGGCAAAGAAGTCGAAGTCGATCATGGCGGCCAATACACAATTCAACCTGCGCAGATGGTCGAGGCAAACGATTCAATTATTCTAGCAAAAAGCACAAAGATCGATGGCTCAACCTATTATTACATCGCTGATCGACTACGCCTCGGCAGTCTCTTCTGGCTCGCGGCGATGTTCCTTGGTCTTGTCCTTTTAGTAAGCGGCTGGCGTGGCGGAACGGCGCTTATCGGTCTCTTGGTTAGTATTTTGATCCTTATCTTCGGAATTCTGCCAGCGATTATTCGGGGCTATAACCCGCTTCTTGTTTCTCTGATCGGCAGTATTTTGATTGCCTTATTAACACTTTATCTTGCTCATGGCTTTCGCCTCCAGACCACTGTTTCGGTGGTCGGCACAATTTTAACGCTCGGCGTTGCAACAAGTCTGGCGATGCTTTTTGCCGCGCTCGCGCATCTTACCGGCATGGGGAGCGAGGAGTCTTTTTATCTTCAGATCGGCGCCTTTGCGGATTTGAATTTTCGCGGCCTGCTTCTTGGTGGAATCTTAATCGGCACACTGGGGGTGCTGGATGACGTTGCCACGGCTCAAGCCGCACTGGTTTTTGAGCTCAAAAATGCGAACACCAACCTTTCGCCACAAGAACTTTATCGGCGGGGTTTGCGTGTTGGGCGCGAACATGTTGCATCGCTCGTTAATACCCTTGCCCTAGCCTATGTGGGCGCCTCATTTCCGATGTTTCTTATGGCGATAGTTCAGCGACCACTCCCGCTTTGGGTCGCGATAAATAGTGAGTTTCTCTTTGAAGAGATTCTGCGAACGCTCATTGGCAGTAGTGCGCTTATCCTAGCTGTGCCAATCACAACCGCCCTCGCGGCAATTGCCATAAGTCGCAAATAA
- the glmS gene encoding glutamine--fructose-6-phosphate transaminase (isomerizing): MCGIIGVVGRKQNAPQLVIDGLKRLEYRGYDSWGVAFSKRTGLTLEREIGKLEESGARLKQLAAERAKLALGHTRWATHGGRTVANAHPHRSCDGRIVLVHNGIIENYQELRDELKAVGHRFQSETDTEVLAHLIEAARPDTKTLAEAVRLALGKIQGSFAIAVFEVGGRELVGARRGSPLVIGLGLDQAYLASDVPAFLAATRWVIFLEENDLVVLNGGRPVIRNLTTNKIVTRSEVQISWDAAQAERGEHPDFMHKEIFEQPATLRRALGQPRRELERFAKLIHQAYGVFLVGCGSAYHAGLTGLYLFSHLAKRHVNLAVASEFPCYEEFLTPKTLLVPISQSGETADTLEAVRAAKRRDVKVAAIVNVQGSTLMREADQSLLTLAGPELCVLATKSFTSQVALLTLLAYTLADQYRAGRNLLERAADELDAQLAEGTMASQLQALARTLKAREHLYTVGRSLNYPTALEAALKIKEVSYLHAEGFAGGELKHGSIALIEAGTPVLVFASRDHAEAEILANAMELKSRGAQIIGIAPRPNEIFSNWLPVTDLPEAMPILGAIPAQLLAYELALARGLDPDKPRNLAKSVTVK; this comes from the coding sequence ATGTGCGGCATTATTGGCGTGGTTGGCCGGAAGCAGAACGCGCCTCAACTGGTGATTGACGGTCTCAAACGGCTTGAGTATCGCGGCTATGATTCTTGGGGAGTCGCTTTTTCCAAGCGAACCGGTTTAACGCTCGAGCGGGAGATCGGCAAGTTGGAAGAGAGTGGCGCTCGGCTCAAGCAGTTAGCGGCTGAACGGGCCAAGCTGGCCCTCGGCCACACCCGCTGGGCGACTCACGGCGGCCGGACGGTCGCTAATGCTCATCCGCATCGCTCCTGTGACGGTCGGATCGTTTTGGTGCACAACGGCATTATCGAAAACTATCAAGAATTGCGCGACGAACTTAAAGCTGTTGGTCATCGCTTCCAATCGGAAACTGACACCGAAGTTTTAGCTCATCTGATTGAAGCCGCCCGGCCTGACACTAAAACCTTGGCCGAGGCGGTGCGGCTGGCGCTCGGTAAAATTCAGGGCAGCTTTGCAATCGCCGTTTTTGAGGTCGGCGGACGGGAGTTGGTCGGCGCGCGACGCGGCTCGCCGCTGGTGATTGGCTTGGGTTTAGATCAAGCCTACTTGGCCTCGGATGTGCCCGCCTTTTTGGCCGCCACTCGGTGGGTGATTTTTTTGGAAGAGAACGATCTGGTCGTCCTTAATGGGGGCCGGCCGGTGATTAGAAATCTGACCACCAACAAAATCGTCACTCGGTCGGAAGTACAAATTAGTTGGGACGCCGCTCAAGCTGAACGCGGCGAGCATCCGGACTTTATGCACAAGGAAATTTTTGAGCAACCGGCAACGCTCCGCCGAGCGCTCGGGCAACCGCGCCGCGAACTTGAGCGTTTTGCCAAATTGATCCATCAGGCTTATGGCGTTTTCTTGGTCGGTTGCGGTTCGGCCTATCATGCCGGTTTGACCGGGCTTTATCTTTTCTCTCATCTGGCTAAACGGCATGTCAATCTTGCCGTTGCCTCCGAATTTCCTTGTTATGAGGAGTTTTTAACGCCCAAAACGCTGTTGGTGCCGATTTCACAAAGCGGCGAGACGGCGGATACACTCGAAGCGGTCCGGGCGGCCAAACGGCGCGACGTCAAGGTGGCGGCGATCGTCAATGTGCAAGGTTCAACTTTGATGCGCGAAGCCGATCAAAGCCTCTTGACCTTGGCTGGCCCGGAACTGTGTGTTTTGGCCACCAAAAGTTTTACCAGCCAGGTCGCGCTTTTAACCTTGCTGGCCTATACTTTGGCCGATCAATACCGCGCCGGCCGGAACTTGCTTGAGCGCGCGGCCGACGAGCTCGACGCCCAGTTGGCTGAAGGAACGATGGCCAGCCAACTCCAAGCTCTGGCGCGCACCCTCAAGGCTCGAGAGCATCTTTACACGGTCGGCCGGTCGCTCAATTACCCAACCGCTCTGGAAGCGGCCCTAAAAATTAAAGAGGTCAGTTATCTGCATGCCGAGGGTTTTGCCGGCGGCGAGCTTAAACACGGCTCGATTGCCTTGATCGAAGCAGGCACGCCGGTGCTTGTTTTTGCGAGCCGCGATCATGCCGAGGCGGAGATTCTCGCCAACGCAATGGAACTAAAATCGCGCGGTGCCCAGATTATCGGGATTGCGCCTCGACCTAATGAAATTTTTAGCAATTGGTTGCCGGTTACCGATCTACCCGAAGCGATGCCGATTTTGGGCGCCATCCCGGCGCAACTCCTTGCCTACGAATTAGCCCTTGCTCGCGGCCTTGATCCGGATAAACCGCGCAACCTCGCCAAATCGGTGACGGTGAAATAA